A part of Terriglobus roseus genomic DNA contains:
- a CDS encoding MlaE family ABC transporter permease: MKFVSPTEFTKDKLWSVQEYSLLCGRSIASLFSRPIYFSDIFTQMDSIGIGSLPIVILSGFFTGCVLALQSVSSLKEFGAVSMTGTLVALSMVKELGPVLTGLMVSGRNASGMASELGSMKVTEQLDAMRALGVDPIRKLVAPRVSATVFMLFWLTVISDAVGMLGGGLVGVFMLGLNGHSYWRTSYRALNYGDVVQGMMKPVFFGFIIATVGCYFGMSTKGGTQGVGKATTQAVVVSSVMIIVVDFLISRLTIGIFGR, translated from the coding sequence ATGAAGTTTGTTTCGCCAACTGAATTTACAAAAGACAAGCTGTGGTCCGTGCAGGAGTACTCACTGCTCTGCGGTCGCTCCATCGCATCTCTCTTTTCGCGTCCCATTTACTTTTCTGACATCTTCACGCAGATGGACTCCATCGGCATCGGATCGTTGCCAATTGTGATCCTGTCGGGCTTTTTCACCGGCTGCGTTCTGGCCCTGCAATCCGTTTCGTCGCTTAAAGAATTTGGCGCCGTCTCCATGACGGGCACACTCGTTGCGCTCTCCATGGTGAAGGAGCTTGGCCCTGTGCTGACCGGTCTGATGGTTTCAGGCCGTAACGCCTCGGGTATGGCCAGCGAACTTGGCTCCATGAAGGTGACGGAACAGCTCGACGCCATGCGTGCTCTAGGCGTCGACCCCATCCGCAAACTCGTCGCGCCGCGCGTCTCCGCTACAGTCTTCATGCTCTTCTGGCTTACGGTCATTTCGGACGCGGTCGGAATGCTGGGCGGTGGCCTTGTCGGCGTCTTTATGCTGGGTCTGAACGGACACTCCTACTGGCGCACCAGTTACCGCGCTCTGAACTACGGCGATGTGGTCCAGGGCATGATGAAACCTGTCTTCTTCGGATTCATTATTGCCACAGTCGGCTGCTACTTCGGCATGAGCACCAAGGGTGGAACCCAGGGAGTAGGCAAAGCGACCACCCAGGCCGTAGTCGTGTCTTCCGTGATGATCATCGTGGTGGACTTTCTCATTAGCCGACTGACCATCGGCATCTTCGGGCGGTGA
- a CDS encoding ABC transporter ATP-binding protein, which yields MPEEKPKEPVLEVRNVSIAFDNNRVLDDVSFTLNNGETCVLLGPAGGGKSVLLKIINGLIPPDSGSIRVFGQEVTTMKQQELFQMRRRVGMVFQESALFDSMDVEDNVAYRLNEEGVDPAEAHKRVEEALEFVELGQAIDKFPSELSGGMRRRVSIARALITKPDLILYDSPTGGLDPITSTTIVELILKQRDESHTTSLMITHRLQDAFFLATHHWDSATKSATLIPDGGVDQNTKFLVLNEGRVVFDGSTLELTHSEDPWLQNFLS from the coding sequence ATGCCCGAAGAAAAACCCAAGGAGCCAGTGCTTGAGGTTCGTAACGTCAGCATTGCCTTCGACAACAATCGTGTTCTCGATGACGTCAGCTTCACGCTGAATAACGGTGAAACGTGTGTCCTGCTGGGGCCTGCAGGCGGCGGTAAGAGCGTCCTGCTGAAGATCATCAACGGATTGATCCCACCGGACAGCGGCAGTATCCGCGTCTTCGGTCAGGAGGTCACCACGATGAAGCAGCAGGAACTCTTCCAGATGCGGCGTCGGGTGGGCATGGTCTTTCAGGAGTCTGCCTTGTTTGACTCCATGGATGTGGAAGACAACGTCGCCTATCGTCTGAACGAAGAAGGCGTCGATCCAGCCGAAGCGCACAAACGAGTCGAAGAGGCGTTGGAATTCGTGGAACTGGGCCAGGCGATCGACAAATTTCCATCAGAACTCTCGGGCGGTATGCGTCGACGCGTTTCGATCGCGCGAGCGCTGATCACCAAACCAGACTTGATCCTTTACGATTCGCCTACCGGCGGCCTGGATCCCATCACATCCACGACCATTGTGGAGCTGATCCTGAAGCAGCGTGACGAATCGCATACGACTTCCCTGATGATTACGCATCGCCTCCAAGACGCGTTCTTCCTGGCCACGCATCATTGGGATAGTGCAACAAAGTCCGCAACACTCATCCCGGATGGTGGTGTGGATCAGAACACAAAATTTCTGGTGCTGAACGAAGGACGGGTCGTCTTCGACGGGTCCACGCTGGAGTTAACTCACAGCGAAGACCCGTGGTTACAGAATTTCCTCTCGTAG
- a CDS encoding dienelactone hydrolase family protein gives MILAPHEDVTLETPYGPMRTHIVRPAAPGKYPGLVFYSEIFQITEPIRRTAALLAGHGYVVAMPEVYHEFLPAGEVLAYDQAGSDVGNKYKYEKELASYDADTRAVLDHLKSREDCTGELGAIGICLGGHLSFRAAFEPDVRATVCFYGTDIHKGSLGKGQNDDSLARAAEIKGELLMIWGRQDPHIPLEGRRTILNRLDELNLRFAWHEVNGAHAFMRDEGARYDPELAMHLYRETLNLFARRLGQGDR, from the coding sequence GTGATCCTTGCACCGCATGAAGATGTAACTCTTGAGACTCCTTACGGCCCCATGCGCACGCATATTGTGCGTCCGGCAGCTCCCGGTAAGTATCCAGGGCTCGTGTTTTATTCGGAGATCTTCCAGATCACAGAACCCATCCGCCGCACTGCCGCGTTACTTGCAGGACACGGCTATGTCGTCGCAATGCCGGAGGTTTACCACGAGTTTCTGCCTGCCGGCGAAGTGTTGGCGTATGACCAGGCTGGCAGTGATGTGGGCAACAAGTACAAGTATGAGAAGGAACTGGCTAGCTATGACGCGGATACGCGTGCGGTTCTGGATCATCTGAAATCGCGTGAGGATTGCACAGGCGAGCTTGGCGCTATTGGTATCTGCCTTGGTGGTCACTTATCGTTCCGCGCTGCCTTTGAGCCCGATGTGCGCGCTACGGTTTGTTTCTATGGCACGGACATTCACAAGGGATCGCTAGGCAAGGGGCAGAACGACGATTCGTTAGCGCGTGCTGCGGAGATCAAGGGCGAGTTGCTGATGATCTGGGGCCGTCAGGATCCGCACATCCCGCTGGAAGGCCGCCGGACGATCCTCAATCGTTTAGATGAACTGAATCTGCGTTTTGCTTGGCACGAGGTGAATGGAGCGCACGCGTTCATGCGTGATGAGGGCGCTCGTTATGATCCGGAGCTAGCAATGCATCTGTATCGCGAGACGCTGAATCTCTTTGCACGCCGATTGGGACAGGGCGATCGATAG
- a CDS encoding glycosyltransferase family 2 protein — protein sequence MSSQEAAHTGSLELTVVMPCLNEAETLAVCVDKAMAALRDNNIAGEVVVADNGSTDGSQQIATTHGARVVNVPIRGYGAALNAGILAAQGKYVLMADADDSYNFTHIPRFLEKLRNGADLVMGNRFAGGIGPGAMPPLHKYLGNPVLSWMGRTLFHTPVGDFHCGIRAFSKSAYESLALRTTGMEFASEMVVKASLQKQNIVEVPTTLQKDGRSRPPHLKTWRDGWRHFRFLLLYSPRWLFLFPGLTLMLGGFGLMAWLMPAERPLGHVNLGVDTLAYAAAAVLLGFQLVFFGVAAKVFAITEGLLPEDESFDRWFQYITLETGLIAGVLLLLVGIGIAASSVVGWAHTGYGPLPPVEMMRRTLPAMLCLMLGTQVCFGSFFLSLLGLRRR from the coding sequence ATGAGCTCACAAGAAGCCGCACATACAGGTTCGTTGGAACTCACAGTTGTTATGCCCTGCTTGAACGAGGCTGAGACGCTTGCCGTTTGCGTCGATAAAGCAATGGCAGCACTGCGTGATAACAACATCGCGGGAGAAGTGGTGGTTGCGGACAACGGTTCCACCGACGGCTCGCAACAGATCGCCACAACTCACGGTGCGCGGGTAGTTAATGTACCTATCCGTGGTTACGGGGCCGCGCTGAATGCGGGCATTCTTGCTGCACAAGGCAAGTATGTGTTGATGGCGGACGCGGACGACAGCTATAACTTCACGCACATCCCGCGCTTTTTAGAAAAACTTCGCAACGGTGCAGATCTTGTTATGGGCAATCGCTTTGCCGGCGGGATTGGGCCGGGTGCGATGCCGCCGCTTCATAAGTATCTTGGTAATCCGGTTTTGAGTTGGATGGGACGTACGCTGTTCCACACACCTGTAGGCGATTTCCATTGCGGTATCCGTGCTTTCAGTAAGAGCGCGTACGAATCTCTCGCACTGCGCACCACCGGCATGGAGTTTGCCAGCGAGATGGTGGTGAAAGCGTCGCTGCAAAAACAGAACATTGTTGAAGTGCCCACGACGTTGCAGAAGGATGGCCGCAGTCGTCCTCCGCACCTGAAGACATGGCGTGATGGATGGCGTCACTTCCGGTTTCTGTTGTTATATTCGCCGCGTTGGTTGTTCCTGTTTCCTGGCCTCACTCTGATGCTTGGCGGTTTTGGATTGATGGCGTGGCTGATGCCTGCTGAGCGTCCGCTCGGGCATGTCAATCTGGGCGTAGATACGTTGGCCTATGCGGCTGCGGCGGTGTTGTTAGGTTTTCAGCTTGTCTTCTTTGGTGTTGCGGCCAAGGTGTTTGCTATAACCGAAGGGCTTCTTCCGGAAGACGAAAGCTTTGACCGGTGGTTTCAATACATCACGCTGGAGACCGGTTTGATCGCGGGCGTGTTGCTACTCCTGGTCGGTATTGGAATTGCGGCCTCTTCGGTCGTCGGGTGGGCACATACGGGCTATGGCCCGCTGCCTCCGGTGGAGATGATGCGTCGCACACTTCCTGCCATGTTGTGCCTGATGTTGGGAACGCAGGTGTGCTTCGGCAGCTTCTTCCTCAGCCTTCTGGGCCTGCGTCGCCGGTAA
- a CDS encoding zinc-binding dehydrogenase, with translation MAKTMQAVVLHGREDLRLETVSVPEIGPGELLVRVGAALTCGTDLKVFRRGYHAKMLVPPTLFGHEIAGTVVAMGEGVAGFKPGDRIVASNSAPCGACLFCRRDQPNLCSDLLFNNGAYAEYIRIPARIVEKNTLHIPDGVPFEHAALMEPLACVVLGLEQCFPKPGDTLVVIGAGPIGLMFIRTAHINGCRVIAVVKRDDQIASAKRFGADEVVQIAEGVDTVAAVRALTPENEGADIVVECVATPSTWEQSVDMVRKGGTVNFFGGPPSGTVVALDTNRLHYGDITLKATFHHTPATNRRAFELITSGRMRAEDFITATASLSDVPDVFAKMLVRSDNRMLDIKTAILPGSAA, from the coding sequence ATGGCAAAGACGATGCAAGCCGTAGTTCTCCATGGCAGGGAAGACCTGCGGCTGGAGACGGTTTCTGTTCCAGAAATTGGTCCCGGAGAGCTTTTGGTGCGCGTTGGCGCAGCCTTGACCTGCGGTACGGACCTGAAGGTGTTCCGCCGCGGATACCACGCGAAAATGCTGGTCCCCCCCACGCTTTTCGGCCATGAGATTGCTGGAACTGTTGTGGCAATGGGTGAAGGAGTCGCCGGTTTTAAGCCGGGTGATCGTATTGTGGCGTCCAATTCGGCCCCTTGCGGTGCCTGCCTGTTCTGCCGTCGCGATCAGCCGAACCTGTGCAGCGACCTGCTGTTCAACAACGGCGCGTATGCCGAATACATCCGTATTCCGGCGCGCATTGTCGAGAAGAATACACTTCACATCCCGGATGGAGTCCCATTTGAGCATGCAGCCCTGATGGAGCCTCTGGCATGCGTCGTTCTGGGGTTGGAGCAGTGTTTTCCCAAGCCCGGTGACACGCTCGTGGTCATCGGAGCAGGTCCGATTGGACTTATGTTTATTCGCACGGCACACATCAACGGATGCCGCGTGATTGCCGTAGTGAAGCGCGACGACCAGATTGCCAGCGCAAAGCGGTTTGGCGCAGATGAAGTTGTCCAGATAGCCGAAGGTGTCGATACGGTCGCTGCTGTGCGCGCGCTGACGCCTGAAAATGAAGGCGCAGACATCGTGGTGGAGTGCGTCGCCACGCCTTCAACCTGGGAACAGTCCGTGGACATGGTGCGCAAGGGCGGCACGGTGAACTTCTTTGGTGGCCCGCCCAGCGGCACGGTTGTAGCGCTGGATACCAACCGCCTGCATTACGGCGACATCACGTTGAAGGCCACGTTCCATCACACTCCTGCAACCAACCGTCGTGCCTTTGAATTGATCACGAGCGGGCGTATGCGTGCGGAAGATTTCATTACTGCGACTGCATCGTTGAGTGATGTGCCGGATGTTTTCGCGAAGATGTTGGTGCGCAGCGACAATCGCATGCTCGACATCAAGACCGCCATCTTGCCAGGGAGCGCGGCATGA